Within the Anas platyrhynchos isolate ZD024472 breed Pekin duck chromosome 33, IASCAAS_PekinDuck_T2T, whole genome shotgun sequence genome, the region ctcctcctcgccccccgactcctccagcagcccctcgcACTGCTCCTGGAACACCGCCTCCTGGGGGGGGCGAGGAATTgtcaggacccccccaaaaaaaattccCCAGGGTGAGGAAatttattgggggggggtcccgggggggggtctcacCGCGGTGGGGGCCTCAGTGGCGGGGGGGAGGCTGAGCTGCCgctccaccttctcctcctccctcttcttcctcacctCCACCTCGTGGGCTCGCAGCAGCAGCGCCTgggggtggttttttttgggggggggcgttATTTAGGACCCCCCCACTCCATTTGAGCCCCCCCAAGTCCGtttgagcccccccccccaaacctggTGGTCCTCAAAGGTGGGGTTGTAGGAGCCCCCCGGGGCGATGACCTCCACGGCGGGGACCTCCGAGGGTTTCTTCTGCAGCctgggggggcgctgggggggggagcagaCACAATGAGGGGTCCTgccgggctgtgcccccccccgggacccccccccaataatTTTGGGGGCTCACCTTCACCCTCTGCTTCTTGGTCTCCTGCAGGAACCAGCTGTCCTGCCCCGCCAGCGCCCGATCCAGGGGGTCTGCGGGGACAGCGCACCCCAAATgtgacccccccaaaccccaaaaaacgccgggggggggggcaaaaaccACGGGAAGAATTAGGGGAGACCccaattaaatgttttaataaattgggggggggaatCCCTGCAGTGATTCATTTTTTGTGTTCTATTGGGGGGGGAAAATGGACCAGGGGCAGCGCACCCTAAATTTGACCCCCCCTAAACCCCCACaaaaagctggggggggggcaaaaccATGGGAAAAATTAGGGGAGACcctaattaaatgttttaataaatttgggggggggggaaatccctctaataaatatttttttgtgtattgggggggggagacagATCAAGGCCAACCCCAATTTTTAACCAAACCCCAAAATTGATGGCGTTTGTACCAAAACCACctaaaacaaccagaaaaaaacacccccccccccattttagCACTCACTGTTTTCCGCCCAGATGTCGTAGAAGTCGCGGGAGGGGTCCAGGAGCCCCTTTTCCAGGGGTTtttcccgggggggggggcgcagcccgCAGCCGTGCCCGCAGCAGGCGCTCGGCGCGGGGCAGGACGCCGCGCTGCTCCAGCCGCTCCCAAAACTGCCTCCGCCGCCTCTCCTTGGCCCCGTTGGGGACCTGGTAGGCCAAAATACTGCGGGGGGGGCACAAACGTCAGCGGGGGGGGCTCCCCGAGGTGCCCCCCCaggttttgggaccccccctcgCTCACTTTTTGGGCGCTGGCACCTTGGAGTCGGGGCGCAGGAGGAGGTCGATGTGCAGCGGCTTCTCCCGGCCTTTGTTCAGCTTcaggtctgggggggggggggcaaaacgTCACCCCAAAATGCTGGGGGGGCTTcttggggtgtggggggcttctcggggtgcccccccccccaataaatcCACACTCACCCTTCTCAGTGTTGCCCGTGTCCACGAAGAAGAGCCCCTCGTCCGGCTGCTCCGCGATGAGACCCCTGGGGAACGGCCCCGGTCATcaccggggggggccgggaccccccccagaccccctctaacccccccccagaccctcctgaaccccccagaccccccccccaagccattagccccccccaaacccctcccaACGCCCTCAATGCTGCACCtgaacccccccaccccaagccccctcctcccacccccaaagccccccccagCTTTTTATCCCCCAGGACCTCCCCGGGCCCCCTTTGAaccctcaggacccccccccaagacccccccaggACTCCCCAGGCCCCCTCCCCAACTCCCCAGGACCTCCCCCCCGACCCCTCAAGCCCCCCCCAGgactccccagcaccccccaaccaccccaggaccccccccagaaTCCCCCAGacgcccccccaacccctcagccccccttaggaccctcccagcccccccgtAGCcactccccaacccccccagccccctccccgaccCCTCAAGACCCCCCCAAgtccctcaggacccccccagaatcccccagaccccccccagacccctcagctcccccccagccccctcaggaccccccaagcccccccccaagcccctcagTTCCCCCCAGGCCCTCCCCAGACCCTTcagctcccccccagccccctcaggacccccccagaatcccccagcccccctcaccccccctccagccccctcaggaccccccaagccccccccccaagcccctcagcccccccaggcCCTCCCCAGATCCTTCagttccccccagccccctcccctccccctcaaGACCCCCCCAAgtccctcaggacccccccagccccctcccagccccctcaggaccccccagcccccccccccaggcccctcaGTTCCCCCCCAGGCCCTCCCCAGACCCTTcagctcccccccagccccctcaggacccccccagaatcccccagcccccctcacccccctcaggaccccccaagccccctccccagccccccccaagcccctcagcccccccccctcaccccgtgACGCGCTGCTGCAGGGCCACATCCTCCAGGAAGTCGCCGATCTCGCGGCCCAGCCGCGCCTCGGGGCCGGCCCAGCGCTTCCAGCCCTTTTTGCGGTTCCGGGAgccgcggggccgccgccggcCGCTGCCGGGGTCCCGGGCCCCGGGGGTCAGCGGCAGGAACGAGgcggccgccgccatcttggagGGGAAAAGGCCGCGCCGCGCGCCGCGCCGGAAGAGGCGAGGGGGCGCTTCCGGCCGCCATGATGGGgagggcggggaggggaaggcgGCGGGCGCCATCTTGGGGAGGTCGGGAGTCTTTTTGGGGAGGGCAGGCGCCATGTTGGGAAGGTCGAGAGTCGTTTTAGGACATTGAGCGCCATCTTGAGGGGGTCAAGAGTCTTTTTGGGAGGTCAGAGGCCGTATTGGGGAGGACGAGAGTCATTTTAGGAGAACGATCGCCATCTtggggaggtcaggagtcaTTTTAGGACAGTGAGCGCCATCTTGGGGAGGTCGAGAGTCATCTTGGGATGGCGGGCGCCATCTTGGGAAGGTCAACCGTCACTTGGGCGGGTAGACGCCATCTTGGGAGGGGCAGGCGCCATCTTGGGGAGGTTTcgtgtgccccccacccccaaatgcGCCCCCCCCGCACGCACACGCGTGTgaagccccccccagccccccccacgTGTATTTTGGGGCTCTGACACCCGCTGTGCACGCACCCACCGACACGGCCTATGTGTGTGCCCGCAGCCCTGGCCGTGCCCCCACCCACCTGTGGAGCCCCCCCCCTCAATGGGCCCCCCGCACCCCCATGTGCaaccccccccgacccccaaccacCTCTCACACCCACGTACAAGGCCCCCCACCCTCTCTATCACCCAGAAACACCCCCATATCTAAGCCCCCCCACTCTCAAACACCTCTTACACCCACCTGTAAGCCCCCCCCCACCATACCTGAGCCCCCCCACACCCACCTGtaagcccccccaccccctctaTCACTGAAGAGCACCCCCATATGcaagccccccagcccccaaccACCTCACAAACCCCCATTCAAGCCCCCCCACCCTCTCTACCATACCTGAGCCCCCCCACACCCATACgcaaccccccccaccccctctaTCACCCAGAAACACCCCCATACACaacccccccgacccccaaccacCTCCCACCCCCCGTGCAAGCCCCCCACCCTCTATAACACCAAGACATGCTCCCAGGTGTGAGCCCCCCCACCCTGAACCACCTCACACCCCCATATGCAAGCCCCCCACCCTCTATAACACCCAGAAACACCCCCATGTGCAAGCCCCCCCACTCTCAAACACCTCTCACACCCACCTGtaagccccccaccccctctaTCACTCAGCAGCACCCCCATACGCCACCCCCTGACCCCCAACCCGCtctcccaccccccaccccctccaccccccccccaaacacccccctgGGTcacaccacctcctcctctccctttttttatttttttattttttttatttttttatttttatatttttttatttttttatttttttatttttttatttttttatttttttatttttttattttttttatttttacccccCCATCACACAAACTACTCGGCCGAGCCCTTTTGCCTCCTCTTAGAGGGGGGCACGAGGGAGCGGGGCAGGTCGGccggcagccccctcccctccagcttagccccctctcccaccccacgcaccccccccaaacccccccaaaaccaccccccGGGccacaccacctcctcctctccctttttttatttttttatttttatatatatatatatttttttttttaatatatttttatttttttatatttttttattttttttatatttttttctttttttctttttttctttttttctttttattttttttatttttacccccCACACACAAACTACTCGGCCGAGCCCTTTTGCCTCCTCTTAGAGGGGGGCACGAGGGAGCGGGGCAGGTCGGccggcagccccctcccctccagctTGGCCCCGATGAGGTGCCCGGGCAGGGCGAACTCCCAGCCCTGACCCCTGAACCCCCCCATCCCTGAACCCCTCCCCATTAAATCCTTCTCGCCATATGCAAGCCCCCTGGCCCCCAAGCACCTCACACACCCCCATTCAAGCCCCCCTACCCTCTATCTAGCCCCCCCCATACCTGAGCCCCCCCACACCCACCTGTAAGCCCCCCACCCGCTCTATCACCCAGAAACACACCCATTAGCCACCCCctgacccccaaccccctctcccaccccacacacaacccccccaccccctctcacacccccaaaacctccccaaaaccaccccctGGGccacaccacctcctcctctccctttttttatttttatttttatttttttatttttttatatttttttatttttttatatttttttatttttttatatttttttaattttttttattttttttatttttttattttttttttatttttacccccccaacacacacaaactACTCGGCCGAGCCCTTTTGCCTCCTCTTAGAGGGGGGCACGAGGGAGCGGGGCAGGTCGGccggcagccccctcccctccagcttagccccctctcccaccccacGCACCcctcccaaacccccccaaaaccaccccccGGGccacaccacctcctcctctccttttttttatttttttattttttttatttttttatatttttttatttttttatttttttatttttttatatattttttttttattattttttttatttttacccccccacacacaaacTACTCGGCCGAGCCCTTTTGACGCCTCTTGGAAGGGGGCACGAGGGAGCGGGGCAGGTCGGCCGGCAGCCCCCTGCCTCCAGCTTAGccccctctcccaccccccacccccccccaaacccccccaaaaccaccccccGGGccacaccacctcctcctctcctttttttattttttatttttttttatttttttatatttttttatttttttatttttttatttttttatatttttttctttttttatttttattttttttttttatttttacccccCCATCACACAAACTACTCGGCCGAGCCCTTTTGACGCCTCTTGGAAGGGGGCACGAGGGAGCGGGGCAGGTCGGccggcagccccctcccctccagcttggccccctctcccaccccctGTGCAAGCCCCCCCACCCTCTATAACACCCAGAAACACCCCCATATGCCACCCCCctgacccccaaccccctctcccaccccacacacaacccccccaccccccactcCCAAAAACACACACCCCTGGAGcacaccacctcctcctctccttttttttatttgttattttttatttttttatttttttattttttttatttttacccccccacacacaaacTACTCGGCCGAGCCCTTTTGCCTCCTCTTAGAGGGGGGCACGAGGGAGCGGGGCAGGTCGGccggcagccccctcccctccagctTGGCCCCGATGAGGTGCCCGGCCAGGGCGAACTCCCAGCCCTGACCCCTGAACCCCCCCATCCCTGAACCCCTCCCCATTAAATCCTTCTCGCCATATGCAAGCCCGCTGGCCCCCAAGCACCTCACACACCCCCATTCAAGCCCCCCTACCCTCTATCTAGCCCCCCCCATACCTGAGCCCCCCCACACCCACCTGTAAGCCCCCCACCCGCTCTATCACCCAGAAACACCCCCATACGCCACCCCctgacccccaaccccctctcccaccccacacacaacccccccaccccctctcacacccccccaaacctccccaaaaccaccccctGGGccacaccacctcctcctctccctttttttatttttatttttttatatttttttatttttttatttttttttatttttttatatttttttatatattttttttttattattattttttttttatttttttttttatttttacccccCCATCACACAAACTACTCGGCCGAGCCCTTTTGCCTCCTCTTAGAGGGGGGCACGAGGGAACGGGGCAGGTCGGccggcagccccctcccctccagctTGGCCCCGATGAGGTGCCCGGCCAGGGCGAACTCCTCGGCGTCCAGCATCCCGTCGCGGTCCACGTCGCTCAGCTGCCAGATGCGGCCCAGCACGGAGCTGGGCAGTTTGCTGCTCACCATCCAGCCCCGCGCCTGCCTCCCGCTCAGCTTCCCCCCCATGGGCGCCAGCCCGTAGAAGATCTCGTCGTACTTGGCCTTGTCCTTCGTCACCACCCACTCGTCgccttcctcccctccatcATCCTCATCATCACCCTCCGTGAAGGGGCCCTGGCGGGTGCCCTCGAAggcccccccctgcacccccagctcgggcgcctccagctcctcctggcgCAGCAGCGGCATCAGCGCGGCGATGTCGCGGGTCAGCAGCTCGTCCAGCGCCTCCAGCATCCGCGGCTTCAGCGGCGGGAAGCGGGCGAAGTCGtgcaccagcagctgctcctggggggggcgggggggtcacATCCcagccctgaccccccccccatccctgaACCCCCCCCCATTAAATCCTTCTCGCCCCCTCCCCATTAAATCCTtcttgccccccccccgggtgaAGTCatgcaccagcagctgctgctgggggggggtgggggggtcacaTCCcagccctgacccccccccccatccctgaACCCCCCCCATTAAATCCTTCTCGCCCCCTCCCCATTAAATCCttcttgcccccccccctcaggcGAAGTCGtgcaccagcagctgctcctggggggggcgagggggtcACATCCCTtccataaccccccccccccattaaaTGCTTCTTGCCCTCCCCCCAGGCGAAGTCgtgcaccagcagctgctgctgggggggggtgggggggtcacaTCCCAGCCCTGAACCCTGAACCCCCCCTCCCCGTTAAATCCttcttgcccccccccccatgggtgaAGTCGtgcaccagcagctgctcctggggggggcgggggggtcacATCCCTTCCATAACCACCCCTCCCCATTAAATCCttctcgccccccccccaggcgaaGTCgtgcaccagcagctgctgctgggggggggtgggggggtcacaTCCCAGCCCTGAACCCTGAACCCCCCCTCCCCGTTAAATCCttcttgccccccccccatgggtgaAGTCGtgcaccagcagctgctcctggggagggtgggggggtcaCATCCCATCCCTGAACCCCCTCCCCATTAAATCCTTCTCGTCCCCCCCAGGTGAAGTCGtgcaccagcagctgctcctgggggggggcgggggggtcacATCCCTtccataaccccccccccccattaaaTCCTTCTCGCCCCCCCTGGGCAAAGTTGTGCtcctggggagggtggggggggtcaCATCCCATCCCTGAACCCCCCCCATT harbors:
- the NOP53 gene encoding LOW QUALITY PROTEIN: ribosome biogenesis protein NOP53 (The sequence of the model RefSeq protein was modified relative to this genomic sequence to represent the inferred CDS: deleted 1 base in 1 codon), with translation MAPALPKKTPDLPKMAPAAFPSPPSPSWRPEAPPRLFRRGARRGLFPSKMAAAASFLPLTPGARDPGSGRRRPRGSRNRKKGWKRWAGPEARLGREIGDFLEDVALQQRVTGGLIAEQPDEGLFFVDTGNTEKDLKLNKGREKPLHIDLLLRPDSKVPAPKNILAYQVPNGAKERRRRQFWERLEQRGVLPRAERLLRARLRLRPPPREKPLEKGLLDPSRDFYDIWAENNPLDRALAGQDSWFLQETKKQRVKRPPRLQKKPSEVPAVEVIAPGGSYNPTFEDHQALLLRAHEVEVRKKREEEKVERQLSLPPATEAPTAEAVFQEQCEGLLEESGGEEEEEEKEEEEEGGAAPQDPPKAAVAPPRPGKKTEQQRRKEKEARALALRRRQEAARRRGRQELFRLRALRRQLRRWEAERLRRRQAREAKLKALQGRPRRLGRLKYEDPSLEVQLSEELAESLRTLKPEGSVVHDRFKSLQKRSLIEPRERAKFKRKYRVKYVEKRAFREVTL